Proteins from a genomic interval of Paenibacillus sp. FSL R5-0623:
- a CDS encoding carbohydrate ABC transporter permease: MSKKANKKPRIGTEKMTLLDYIIFAVLLVLALMILIPFWNVIMISFATQKEYADNPFLMFPKEWTLDSYKALFADGTILTGYKNTIILLVIGLPLSLFLTTSMAYGLSRNKFPFKKFLFFLVLFTMIFNGGIVPLYLIMKSLHLTGTLWSVILAGSFSAFNMILMMNYFYTLPESLMESARLDGAGEWRILFSVVLPLATPIMATITLFYGVAYWNSWYDAMIFLRKADQLPLQNVLRNIIVTSTTNASNASSVDAAQASNFSMGMKMAAVFVTMVPIMCFFPMLQKHFAKGVLTGAIKT, from the coding sequence AGCAAGAAAGCTAACAAAAAACCGAGAATTGGTACAGAAAAAATGACACTTCTCGATTACATTATTTTTGCCGTATTACTAGTGCTTGCCCTGATGATCCTGATTCCGTTCTGGAATGTCATCATGATCTCGTTTGCAACACAAAAAGAATATGCTGACAATCCATTTTTGATGTTCCCTAAAGAATGGACATTGGATTCCTACAAGGCATTGTTCGCTGACGGAACGATTCTGACGGGGTACAAAAATACAATTATATTGCTAGTCATCGGCTTGCCACTCAGCTTGTTCCTGACAACAAGCATGGCATATGGCCTTAGTCGCAACAAATTTCCGTTTAAGAAATTTCTCTTTTTCCTGGTATTGTTCACCATGATCTTTAATGGTGGTATCGTGCCGCTGTACCTGATCATGAAATCACTTCATCTTACAGGTACGCTGTGGTCCGTTATCCTGGCGGGAAGCTTCAGTGCGTTTAACATGATTCTGATGATGAACTATTTCTACACCTTGCCTGAATCACTCATGGAATCGGCGAGACTGGATGGAGCCGGAGAGTGGAGAATTTTGTTCTCTGTTGTTCTTCCGCTGGCTACACCAATTATGGCTACAATCACGTTATTCTACGGTGTGGCTTACTGGAACAGTTGGTATGATGCGATGATATTCCTTCGAAAAGCGGATCAGTTACCGCTCCAGAATGTACTCCGAAATATTATCGTGACATCTACGACGAATGCATCCAATGCATCCAGTGTGGATGCTGCCCAGGCAAGCAACTTCTCAATGGGCATGAAGATGGCGGCTGTATTTGTCACCATGGTACCAATTATGTGTTTCTTCCCAATGCTGCAAAAACACTTTGCCAAAGGGGTATTAACAGGGGCAATCAAGACCTGA